The following proteins are encoded in a genomic region of Parachlamydiales bacterium:
- the nhaD gene encoding sodium:proton antiporter NhaD: MECFSSIVYVLEILFALGYIAISFEHVIRQDKSAVALGLAVILWSIIFIHGCPDAAYPMNAFNEHLDSTAQIIFFLLGALCIVETINIHNGFASISKFLHVKTSTAFLWLIGLSTFFLSAVLDNLTTTIVMVSLMSQIIPKSEERLLYGGAIVIAANAGGAWTPIGDVTTTMLWIGEQISAGQIMASLFLPSLACLVFSLLAIAPRFSKNVQFNMNSKSIEVHPQGTSVLCVGVAALIFVPIYKILTGLPPFMGILLGLSAIWLYTDLIHNKASNSAHLKMFEVFKRIDLASIFFFLGILLSVAALETSGVLKNIATWLDAHLSNIEVIAVAIGLASAVVDNVPLVAASMGMYSLESHPQNSPFWELVAYCAGTGGSILIIGSAAGVVFMGLERVNFIWYLRKISLPALVGYFGGIGVYYLQRLVF; the protein is encoded by the coding sequence ATGGAATGCTTTTCTTCAATTGTTTATGTTCTTGAAATACTTTTTGCACTAGGATACATCGCCATCTCATTTGAACATGTGATCCGTCAAGATAAATCCGCTGTCGCACTGGGCCTAGCCGTCATCCTCTGGTCCATCATTTTTATTCACGGCTGCCCTGACGCCGCTTATCCTATGAATGCTTTCAATGAGCATTTAGATAGTACAGCGCAAATTATATTTTTTCTCTTGGGCGCCCTTTGCATAGTAGAAACAATAAATATTCATAATGGTTTCGCATCAATATCCAAATTTTTGCATGTCAAAACCAGTACAGCATTCCTTTGGCTGATCGGCCTATCGACTTTCTTCCTATCAGCCGTTTTAGATAACCTGACGACAACTATCGTGATGGTGTCTTTAATGTCGCAAATCATCCCTAAAAGTGAAGAACGACTTTTGTACGGCGGTGCGATCGTCATAGCTGCAAATGCAGGCGGCGCCTGGACACCTATTGGAGATGTGACCACAACAATGCTTTGGATCGGCGAGCAAATTAGCGCAGGACAAATCATGGCATCTCTCTTTCTTCCAAGTTTGGCCTGCCTTGTTTTCTCCCTTCTTGCCATAGCCCCGCGATTCAGCAAAAATGTTCAATTCAATATGAACTCCAAATCGATTGAAGTGCACCCTCAAGGGACTAGTGTACTTTGCGTAGGTGTAGCAGCACTCATTTTTGTTCCTATCTATAAAATACTTACCGGCTTACCTCCCTTTATGGGCATTCTTTTAGGGTTAAGCGCCATCTGGCTTTATACTGACCTGATCCATAATAAGGCCTCCAATAGCGCGCATCTTAAAATGTTCGAAGTCTTTAAAAGGATCGATCTGGCCAGCATCTTCTTCTTCTTGGGTATCCTCCTTAGTGTCGCAGCTCTCGAAACCAGTGGTGTGCTCAAAAACATTGCCACCTGGCTGGATGCTCACTTAAGCAACATCGAAGTGATTGCCGTAGCGATAGGGTTAGCCTCTGCAGTGGTTGACAACGTTCCTCTAGTCGCAGCTTCAATGGGGATGTACTCGCTTGAATCCCATCCTCAAAATAGCCCGTTCTGGGAACTAGTCGCCTACTGCGCAGGTACAGGAGGCAGCATCCTGATTATTGGATCTGCTGCCGGTGTAGTGTTCATGGGACTCGAAAGGGTAAACTTTATCTGGTACCTCAGAAAAATCAGTCTCCCTGCCCTAGTGGGCTACTTTGGGGGCATCGGTGTGTACTACTTGCAAAGGCTTGTATTTTGA
- a CDS encoding lipase maturation factor family protein, with protein MESFDITRIIFLKTLAVIYFCGFANVINQYLGLLGEKGLLPISHFIKQIPWKRSPSLFYIRHSDFWLKVGGWTGLILALTAILGFSEKLGYFGHFFVWGLMWGLYLSYVNVGQVFYGFGWETLLLETGFLAIFFPPDDVATPLILIWLVRWILFRVMFGAGLIKLRGDKCWWDLTCLSIYYETQPMPNPLSWFFHRLPMWVHKTGVAFTHFAELIVPWGVFFPGIIGIIAGILTILLQLMIIVSGNLSWLNYITIVLSIACFNDGFWQYVFHMDPIAVHSASTWYLFLVGAYTLLIAYRSWEPIKNLISSGQIMNHSFDPWHLVNTYGAFGSITKRRFEIIFEGTDNPEDPNALWKEYEFKGKPGDIYAMPPLVAPYHYRLDWLMWFAAMGSYRNHPWTVHLLKKLLLGEKTVTELLKNNPFKDQPPKSVRAELYSYHFTGPKEKGWWTRKRVGVFLHPMSLDDDALQDYCKAFGWD; from the coding sequence ATGGAAAGCTTCGATATTACACGTATTATTTTCTTGAAAACTTTGGCTGTCATCTATTTTTGCGGCTTTGCAAATGTCATTAATCAGTATTTGGGTCTTCTGGGTGAAAAAGGGTTGCTTCCAATATCCCATTTTATCAAACAAATTCCTTGGAAGAGGTCTCCAAGTCTATTTTACATTAGACATTCCGATTTTTGGCTTAAGGTAGGCGGATGGACGGGGCTGATTTTGGCTTTAACGGCCATTCTGGGTTTCTCAGAAAAGCTTGGATATTTCGGACATTTTTTTGTCTGGGGGTTGATGTGGGGGTTATATCTTTCTTATGTAAATGTAGGACAGGTCTTCTATGGCTTCGGATGGGAGACACTTTTATTGGAAACCGGTTTTCTAGCTATATTTTTTCCACCGGACGATGTTGCAACGCCTTTAATCCTCATTTGGTTAGTACGTTGGATATTATTTAGGGTGATGTTCGGTGCAGGTTTGATTAAGCTGCGGGGGGATAAGTGCTGGTGGGATTTGACTTGCCTTTCGATTTATTATGAAACCCAACCGATGCCGAACCCCCTTAGCTGGTTTTTTCATCGTTTACCTATGTGGGTGCATAAAACGGGGGTTGCTTTTACCCATTTTGCTGAATTGATCGTGCCATGGGGTGTATTTTTTCCGGGCATTATAGGAATTATTGCGGGCATTTTAACGATACTTTTACAGCTTATGATTATTGTCAGCGGTAATCTTTCTTGGCTTAACTATATTACAATAGTGTTGAGTATTGCTTGTTTCAATGATGGATTTTGGCAGTATGTTTTCCATATGGATCCTATAGCCGTGCATTCTGCCAGTACTTGGTATTTGTTTTTGGTGGGTGCATATACTTTATTGATAGCCTATCGAAGCTGGGAACCTATAAAAAACTTGATCTCCTCCGGACAGATCATGAATCATAGTTTTGATCCTTGGCATCTGGTCAATACTTATGGAGCTTTCGGCAGTATTACCAAAAGACGTTTTGAGATTATTTTCGAGGGAACAGATAATCCGGAAGACCCCAATGCCCTTTGGAAAGAGTATGAGTTTAAAGGTAAACCGGGGGATATTTATGCGATGCCTCCCCTTGTTGCACCCTATCATTATAGGTTGGATTGGTTAATGTGGTTTGCTGCGATGGGCAGTTACCGCAATCATCCTTGGACAGTCCATCTATTGAAAAAGCTGTTGCTAGGAGAAAAAACTGTCACTGAGTTGTTAAAAAACAATCCCTTCAAAGATCAGCCGCCTAAATCTGTGAGGGCGGAACTTTATTCTTATCATTTTACCGGGCCTAAAGAAAAGGGATGGTGGACGCGCAAAAGAGTGGGTGTGTTTTTGCATCCGATGTCATTAGATGATGATGCTTTGCAAGATTACTGCAAAGCGTTCGGATGGGATTGA
- a CDS encoding KpsF/GutQ family sugar-phosphate isomerase, with protein MLKDLIKKQQKYIDHFFQHVDLVQAQHLVDLILECQGTVIFSGVGKSGIIAEKIAMTLTSTETKSLFLPPTNALHGDIGIVKANDLFVVLSKSGESEELLHLVPFLRMRGVRIVGVLCNAASRLAKICDTVVILPLEKELCPFDLVPTTSTAIQMIFGDLLAVALMQEKDFSMDQYAHNHPAGRIGKRLKVKVSDLMLKDKEIPVCKHEDKIVDILVELSNKRCGCILIIDENRTLQGIFTDGDLRRTLQSYGPQALDTNVGAVMSTKPRWINPDELAWKAVQLMESDPQKPITVLAVLDSSHQVLGVIKMHDIVQSGI; from the coding sequence ATGCTCAAAGATTTAATAAAAAAACAGCAAAAGTACATCGATCACTTTTTCCAACATGTTGATCTTGTGCAAGCCCAACATCTTGTTGACCTTATCCTTGAGTGTCAAGGTACTGTTATCTTCTCTGGTGTAGGCAAAAGCGGTATTATCGCAGAAAAAATTGCCATGACCCTAACTTCTACAGAAACTAAATCCCTTTTTCTTCCCCCCACCAATGCGCTCCATGGCGATATTGGGATAGTAAAAGCTAATGATTTGTTCGTTGTCCTAAGTAAAAGTGGAGAAAGCGAAGAACTGCTCCATCTCGTTCCATTTTTGCGTATGCGCGGAGTCCGCATTGTGGGTGTACTTTGCAACGCCGCCAGCCGTCTGGCAAAAATCTGCGATACAGTTGTCATCCTCCCCTTAGAAAAAGAACTGTGCCCATTTGATCTTGTTCCCACTACTTCCACAGCCATCCAGATGATTTTCGGAGACCTTTTAGCTGTTGCTCTCATGCAAGAGAAAGACTTCAGTATGGACCAATATGCCCATAATCATCCCGCCGGACGCATCGGAAAACGTTTGAAAGTGAAGGTTTCCGATCTTATGCTTAAAGATAAGGAAATTCCTGTCTGCAAACATGAAGATAAAATCGTAGACATTTTAGTAGAGCTTTCCAATAAGCGCTGCGGTTGCATTTTGATTATAGATGAAAATAGGACACTGCAAGGGATATTCACCGATGGCGATCTTCGCCGCACACTGCAGTCCTATGGACCCCAAGCTTTAGATACTAATGTGGGGGCCGTCATGAGTACCAAACCCCGATGGATCAATCCGGATGAACTCGCATGGAAAGCCGTACAGCTAATGGAAAGCGATCCGCAGAAACCGATCACTGTCTTAGCTGTTTTGGATTCTTCCCACCAGGTACTGGGCGTTATCAAAATGCACGATATTGTCCAGTCTGGGATTTAA
- a CDS encoding NADP-dependent isocitrate dehydrogenase, with product MSKLPITVAEGDGIGPEIMAATLKVLEASGAPLEIHKVEVGEKVYLRGFPSGIEPSTWELIRQTKAFLKAPISTPQGGGFKSLNVTIRTMMGLYANVRPCISYYPFVETKHPGMDVVIVRENEEDLYTGIEYRQSDDTIHALKIISRPGCEKIIRYAFEYALAHGRKKVTCFTKDNILKLSDGLFHKVYEEISAEYPTIEKEHWIIDIGAAKMADTPTAFDVIVMPNLYGDILSDIAAQIAGSVGLAGSANIGQQRAMFEAIHGSAPRRAGQNLANPSGLLLASVMMLAHLGLTEEAATVQNAWLKTIEDGIHTYDVYKPAVSKQKVGTKEFADAIIERLGQVPQTLKPVQFKEQKKVDLSYKVSAASSHKSDKKLVGVDVFVDWKGSVDELQKKIQGANNTAIPLKMISNRGATVWPNNMPETFCIDSWRCRFTGNAISEKTIIELLGKLHSAGVVFTHLENLYSFDGVSGYTLSPDEQ from the coding sequence ATGAGCAAATTACCTATCACGGTAGCAGAGGGTGATGGTATAGGACCGGAAATTATGGCTGCCACACTAAAAGTGCTTGAAGCGTCCGGCGCTCCGCTAGAAATTCATAAGGTTGAAGTAGGAGAAAAAGTCTATTTACGCGGCTTTCCTTCAGGAATTGAACCGTCGACTTGGGAGTTAATTCGTCAGACAAAGGCTTTTCTAAAAGCACCCATTTCAACGCCACAGGGTGGAGGTTTTAAGAGCCTGAATGTCACGATCCGTACGATGATGGGTTTGTATGCCAATGTCAGACCCTGCATTTCCTATTATCCTTTTGTGGAAACAAAGCACCCGGGGATGGATGTTGTTATCGTCAGAGAGAATGAAGAAGATTTGTATACCGGTATTGAGTACCGGCAATCGGATGACACTATCCACGCATTGAAGATTATATCCCGTCCCGGCTGTGAAAAGATTATCCGTTATGCCTTTGAATATGCGTTGGCACATGGACGTAAAAAAGTGACATGTTTCACTAAAGACAACATATTAAAGCTTAGCGACGGACTTTTTCATAAAGTTTATGAAGAAATTTCCGCCGAATATCCCACGATTGAGAAAGAACATTGGATTATAGATATCGGCGCTGCAAAAATGGCCGATACTCCCACAGCTTTTGATGTGATCGTTATGCCTAACTTATATGGCGATATTTTGTCCGATATCGCTGCCCAAATTGCAGGATCTGTAGGTTTGGCCGGCTCTGCGAATATTGGACAGCAAAGAGCTATGTTTGAAGCAATACATGGTTCTGCTCCCCGGCGTGCAGGACAAAACCTTGCAAATCCATCCGGTCTACTTTTAGCTTCTGTCATGATGCTTGCCCATTTAGGTTTGACTGAGGAAGCTGCCACAGTGCAGAATGCTTGGTTGAAAACCATTGAAGATGGAATCCATACGTATGACGTCTATAAGCCAGCCGTCAGTAAACAGAAAGTAGGAACAAAAGAATTCGCCGATGCAATTATTGAAAGGCTGGGACAGGTTCCTCAAACATTAAAGCCCGTTCAGTTCAAAGAACAGAAGAAGGTAGATTTATCTTATAAAGTCTCTGCTGCATCTTCACACAAGTCTGACAAAAAGCTTGTAGGGGTGGATGTTTTTGTCGATTGGAAAGGATCTGTGGATGAGCTACAAAAGAAAATTCAGGGCGCTAATAATACCGCAATTCCATTGAAAATGATCAGCAACCGCGGTGCAACGGTTTGGCCGAATAATATGCCCGAAACATTTTGTATCGATAGCTGGCGCTGCCGTTTTACCGGTAATGCAATCAGTGAGAAAACCATTATTGAATTGTTAGGCAAACTGCATTCGGCAGGGGTAGTGTTTACACATCTCGAGAATTTATACAGTTTTGATGGAGTTTCAGGTTATACCCTTAGTCCAGATGAACAATAA
- a CDS encoding dicarboxylate/amino acid:cation symporter: MQLWVKIIISMVLGVAVGLIFGEQATLLKPIGDIFLSLISMIIVPLVLSSMTVGITSIHDPKKLGRVGLKTMVIYFSTTLIAIGMGLFFGTVLQPGSGLNFTTTASAVLVEDTPTISQIILSIIPSNPVASLVEGNVLQIIVFALFLGVAINFAGEKGKPLREMLDSLADIMYRMTSIIMEFSPIGVFAIMANVAGTFGIAILLPLAKFLGVYYLACLAHVIIVFCGMIWFMAKLSPIPFFRGMRDAISVAFSTCSSAATLPVSMHCVQHNLGVSKNITSFMLPLGTTINMNGTAIFQGMSALFVAQAYGIELDLQSQLMIVVTATLSAIGAAGIPGTGFIMLTVVFSSVGLPIEGLALLAGVDRLREMVSTVLNILGDGVGAVYVAKVEGELDERQYYHEDLVEMEGSTT; encoded by the coding sequence ATGCAGCTTTGGGTTAAAATTATTATTTCTATGGTCTTAGGCGTTGCCGTCGGCTTAATTTTCGGCGAGCAAGCCACCTTGCTAAAACCCATTGGAGATATCTTCCTAAGTTTGATCAGCATGATTATAGTCCCCTTGGTTTTATCCTCAATGACAGTAGGGATCACAAGTATTCATGACCCTAAAAAGCTGGGACGTGTCGGGCTTAAAACCATGGTGATCTATTTCTCCACCACCTTGATCGCTATAGGTATGGGTCTATTTTTTGGGACCGTACTTCAGCCTGGTAGCGGACTGAATTTCACGACGACAGCAAGCGCCGTTTTAGTTGAAGATACCCCGACAATCAGCCAAATTATTTTAAGCATTATTCCTAGTAATCCTGTTGCCTCCCTTGTGGAAGGCAATGTACTTCAAATTATTGTCTTTGCCCTGTTTCTAGGGGTTGCAATTAATTTCGCAGGAGAGAAAGGAAAGCCCCTGCGTGAAATGCTAGACTCCCTAGCGGATATTATGTACCGCATGACTTCCATTATTATGGAATTTTCTCCCATCGGTGTTTTTGCCATCATGGCCAATGTCGCAGGGACTTTCGGCATAGCTATCTTACTGCCTCTGGCAAAATTTCTGGGCGTCTACTATTTGGCCTGCTTAGCCCATGTTATTATTGTTTTCTGCGGAATGATCTGGTTCATGGCAAAACTTAGCCCTATTCCCTTTTTCCGCGGGATGCGCGATGCGATCTCCGTTGCATTCTCTACCTGCAGCAGCGCCGCCACCCTTCCGGTAAGCATGCATTGCGTACAGCATAATCTGGGTGTTTCCAAGAATATTACAAGCTTTATGCTTCCCTTAGGAACTACGATCAATATGAACGGTACCGCTATCTTTCAAGGGATGAGTGCGCTTTTTGTAGCTCAAGCCTATGGGATAGAACTGGATCTACAAAGCCAATTGATGATTGTAGTGACTGCAACATTGTCCGCTATCGGTGCGGCAGGAATCCCCGGAACAGGGTTTATTATGTTAACTGTCGTTTTCAGTTCAGTGGGACTACCTATAGAAGGTCTTGCTTTGCTTGCCGGCGTAGATAGGCTGCGTGAAATGGTCTCCACAGTACTCAATATCTTAGGAGATGGTGTCGGTGCAGTCTATGTCGCGAAAGTTGAAGGCGAACTAGACGAACGTCAGTATTACCATGAAGACCTGGTGGAAATGGAAGGCTCTACAACGTAG
- a CDS encoding dicarboxylate/amino acid:cation symporter translates to MHLTTKITLAALLGSILGYFLPDAHPYFQKAAEVFFKLINMIVVALVLSSVTLGIIHFKTPRAFFNVAFKTLVIFVSLTIISLMLGVTLSNVFHIGTGLELTTPIPIHLETPSIGTMLLSWIPTNPLASLANGNIIQILIFAAFLGIAINAAGQKARPVTECLESIYESMLQITSIVLTLAPFGIFVTAAYAAGTFEAASWTPTALKFFLVYILGIFCMLLIYTIILKAFWRLNITNLIAGMRNALYIAFATGSSTATLPVTIQCMTRNLGISRDIAGFVAPMGATLNLNGLSLFHGMCAVFVAQAYNIPLGWEGISILILTATLTSLGTGGIPGASLLQLYAVFKAIGLPIEGIAWIAAFEAIREIISTVLNVIGNTVSALGVAQETNNLNRNVFFYTTVKEWESSI, encoded by the coding sequence ATGCATTTGACAACAAAAATTACTTTAGCAGCTCTTTTAGGAAGCATTTTGGGATATTTCCTTCCTGATGCCCACCCCTATTTTCAAAAAGCCGCCGAAGTTTTTTTTAAGCTGATCAATATGATCGTTGTCGCACTCGTCCTTTCCAGCGTTACTTTAGGCATTATCCATTTTAAAACCCCACGCGCCTTTTTTAATGTCGCATTTAAGACTTTAGTCATATTCGTCTCTCTGACCATAATCTCCCTGATGCTAGGTGTAACCCTATCTAATGTTTTCCACATTGGCACAGGATTGGAATTAACAACTCCCATCCCCATTCATCTGGAAACTCCTTCCATCGGCACTATGCTTCTCTCTTGGATTCCTACCAATCCTCTCGCCTCGCTTGCCAATGGTAACATTATCCAGATCCTTATTTTCGCAGCATTTCTAGGCATTGCAATTAACGCCGCAGGGCAGAAGGCGCGGCCCGTAACGGAATGTCTGGAGTCCATTTACGAATCTATGCTGCAAATCACATCCATCGTATTGACGCTAGCTCCTTTCGGAATCTTTGTTACCGCAGCTTATGCTGCCGGCACATTCGAAGCAGCCTCATGGACACCCACCGCACTGAAATTTTTCCTTGTATATATACTGGGCATTTTTTGCATGCTTTTGATCTATACGATCATACTAAAAGCCTTCTGGCGTTTGAATATTACCAATTTAATAGCAGGGATGCGCAACGCTCTATATATTGCCTTTGCCACCGGAAGCAGTACTGCAACCCTGCCCGTCACTATCCAATGCATGACACGGAATTTAGGCATTAGCAGGGATATCGCCGGATTTGTAGCCCCCATGGGTGCAACGCTTAATCTTAACGGTCTTTCTCTCTTTCATGGAATGTGTGCAGTTTTTGTCGCCCAAGCCTATAATATACCCCTAGGATGGGAAGGTATCTCTATCTTAATACTTACCGCTACACTTACTTCGTTAGGAACTGGCGGCATACCGGGAGCAAGCCTACTGCAACTTTATGCTGTTTTTAAAGCCATCGGACTACCTATTGAAGGCATTGCCTGGATAGCAGCTTTTGAAGCTATTCGCGAAATTATATCAACCGTTTTAAATGTTATCGGGAACACTGTCAGTGCATTAGGCGTAGCGCAAGAAACAAACAATCTGAATAGAAATGTTTTTTTCTACACTACCGTAAAAGAATGGGAATCAAGCATTTAG
- the lpxK gene encoding tetraacyldisaccharide 4'-kinase, producing MEQQFRSFLRTNSSFFGSTLKLGLAGLSKLFQGVVFLRNQAYDKNLLKSGRPAGTYIISIGNLQAGGSGKTPFTIFLAKSLSGSKSAILTRGYRAKKKQKHSFIIDAKTPIDIAYTGDEPALLAQNLPENAVVIGKNRQESAQLAFSRGYKLLLLDDGFQHRALQRDTDIVLIDASTHPEEMHPFPRGILRENPKALSRADLVVITRAKDIQDYTTLKQRYSSYTKAPFVGVELTVGGILGDYATLNQSLFHKKGALFCGIANPKSFVETVETLHIDIVARHFFDDHADYSLSQLYTITTDAKAKGAEFLICTEKDAVKISSWTIELPLPVVWPHMEMKVAFDKDAWEAWLSGLKKKVNECI from the coding sequence ATGGAACAGCAATTCCGCTCTTTTCTACGTACTAACTCCTCATTCTTTGGCTCAACATTAAAATTAGGCCTAGCAGGCCTAAGCAAGCTCTTTCAAGGCGTTGTTTTCTTACGCAACCAAGCTTATGATAAAAACCTCCTCAAGTCAGGTCGTCCTGCAGGCACATATATTATCAGCATCGGAAATCTCCAAGCCGGTGGTTCCGGTAAAACACCTTTTACCATCTTCCTCGCCAAAAGCCTATCCGGATCCAAAAGCGCTATTTTAACGCGCGGTTACAGGGCAAAAAAGAAACAGAAACACTCTTTTATTATAGATGCAAAGACTCCCATCGACATAGCTTACACCGGTGATGAGCCGGCTCTGCTAGCACAAAACCTTCCTGAAAATGCTGTAGTCATCGGAAAAAATAGACAGGAAAGTGCCCAATTAGCTTTCTCAAGGGGTTATAAGCTGCTGCTTCTAGATGACGGATTCCAGCACCGCGCTTTACAACGTGATACCGACATCGTTTTAATCGACGCTTCTACACATCCTGAAGAGATGCACCCCTTTCCGCGCGGAATTCTACGCGAAAACCCTAAAGCTCTTTCAAGAGCCGATCTTGTTGTCATTACCCGCGCAAAAGATATTCAAGACTACACAACGCTAAAGCAAAGATACTCCTCTTACACAAAAGCCCCGTTCGTCGGAGTTGAACTTACCGTTGGGGGAATATTAGGGGATTATGCTACACTCAACCAAAGCCTCTTTCACAAAAAAGGGGCTCTATTTTGCGGGATCGCAAATCCGAAATCCTTTGTCGAAACTGTTGAAACCCTTCATATCGACATTGTTGCACGTCACTTTTTTGATGACCACGCAGATTATTCCCTGAGTCAGCTTTATACCATCACTACCGATGCTAAAGCAAAAGGAGCGGAATTTCTTATCTGTACAGAAAAAGATGCTGTGAAAATCTCCTCATGGACAATAGAACTGCCTTTGCCTGTAGTTTGGCCGCACATGGAAATGAAGGTTGCTTTTGACAAAGATGCTTGGGAAGCATGGCTGTCAGGTCTTAAGAAAAAGGTAAATGAATGCATTTGA
- a CDS encoding SIS domain-containing protein produces MDTSYIEQVVEDSIRAVSTLKEPDALVFIQQSARMLSDSLLAGNKVIAIGNGGSLCDATHFAEELTGFFRSKRPALPAIVLNEAGHLTCVANDIGYEFVFSRGVEAYGKPGDVLIALSTSGKSPSIINAVETATKLGLNTISLLGKGGGPLKGKSDLELIIDGFSTSDRIQEAHMAALHIIIELIEYNLFSNNELASAQKILGRTDVLPLS; encoded by the coding sequence ATGGATACCAGTTACATTGAGCAAGTTGTCGAAGACTCCATCCGCGCAGTCAGTACATTAAAAGAGCCCGATGCACTTGTTTTTATACAGCAATCAGCTCGCATGCTCTCTGATTCCCTCCTCGCCGGCAACAAAGTCATTGCTATCGGTAATGGCGGAAGCCTTTGCGATGCGACTCACTTTGCTGAAGAACTCACCGGATTTTTCCGCAGCAAAAGACCTGCCTTGCCTGCTATTGTCCTTAACGAGGCCGGGCATTTAACATGCGTCGCTAATGATATCGGCTACGAATTTGTTTTTTCCAGAGGCGTGGAAGCTTATGGCAAACCGGGTGATGTCCTCATTGCGCTATCTACCAGCGGAAAATCTCCAAGCATTATCAATGCTGTCGAGACGGCAACAAAATTAGGCCTTAACACGATTTCTTTGTTGGGAAAAGGGGGAGGGCCTCTAAAAGGAAAGTCCGATCTCGAATTGATCATTGATGGATTTTCCACTTCAGACCGTATTCAAGAAGCTCATATGGCAGCCCTGCATATCATCATCGAACTGATTGAATATAACCTTTTCTCTAATAATGAACTGGCCTCCGCTCAAAAGATTTTAGGCCGTACTGATGTGCTGCCACTGTCCTAG